The window TAGAGGAGCGAGAAAAGTCATGACCGCTTGGTCATGACTTTTCTACTTGACGATCATCTTTTTGCATGAGCAACAAAATCGCAGCCAGTACTGCAAGAAGGGAGCTGCTACCGAAGGCAACAAGAGGCCCGAAGTTCTGCCAAAAAAGACCGGCGAGCACACTGGCAGGAAGGGCCGCCATACCTGTCAACGCGTTAAATGTCCCTAGAGCCGTGCCGCGTTGTTCCTCTGGAACCAGATCTGCTATGTACGCTTTTTGTATGCCCTCAGTAGCAGCATAGTAAAGCCCATAGAGCACGAACAAGACCCAAATCCAACCAACACTTTTGACAAGACCAAATCCGAGATAGATGGCGGCAAAGATCAGATATCCGGAGACGATGAGGGGTTTACGACCTAAGCGATCCGAGAGGATCCCCAGAGGTACAGAGAAGAGGCTGCTTGTCAGGTTGAACGTTAAATACGCCAGCGGTATCAATGCGATGGCCATTCCTACATCTTGTGCTCGCAAGACGAGAAACGCATCAGAGAAATTGCCGATGGAGAAGAGCGTCGCAATCAGGGTAAACCCAATCACCCGTGTATTCATGTTTTTAAACGTGATCTTTGGCAACGTCCTGCGTGTAGAAGGCA of the Tumebacillus sp. BK434 genome contains:
- a CDS encoding MFS transporter, with amino-acid sequence MDQTPQHRLFGMNRIIFVIGLVSFLTDLSSQMIVPILPLYLTTVLHVQVATVGVIEGIAESIASILKWLSGWASDRYGKSKPLMVAGYALSNLVKPLFALSTTWGQILAIRLADRFGKGVRSTARDTLLANSTSKEERGRAFGFRRSMDALGAAIGPLVAVGILGWSGGNYQVVFWASAVPGILAVLLLIFFLKERSREKLPSTRRTLPKITFKNMNTRVIGFTLIATLFSIGNFSDAFLVLRAQDVGMAIALIPLAYLTFNLTSSLFSVPLGILSDRLGRKPLIVSGYLIFAAIYLGFGLVKSVGWIWVLFVLYGLYYAATEGIQKAYIADLVPEEQRGTALGTFNALTGMAALPASVLAGLFWQNFGPLVAFGSSSLLAVLAAILLLMQKDDRQVEKS